In Methanobacterium paludis, the following proteins share a genomic window:
- a CDS encoding potassium channel family protein yields the protein MKRHFQVIFEALLSVLIIVDLLLMGLMIAGFTVGIMPSTVYNISNYDVVVVILILIDFIVFRIRKDKLNGNWQFIRENWAYIFSIIPLTFICFNIFQLFGFIDVIWLIVFLRFYAFYKVLRITGREVRKYPSKTKLDYATVILLLVLVIGSFLFFIVERSVNPEVPNYESAMWYAIVSMTTVGYGDIVPVTGIGRVVGTILILTGMGYLSLVTATLAYSFVDLFRKESRKAADRVEKRVISYEEKMDELILKVDKLEEKIDKFE from the coding sequence ATGAAAAGACACTTTCAAGTGATTTTTGAAGCATTATTATCTGTTTTGATAATAGTTGACCTATTACTCATGGGTTTGATGATTGCCGGATTTACAGTAGGTATAATGCCCAGTACAGTTTATAATATCAGCAATTACGATGTTGTAGTAGTTATATTGATATTAATTGATTTCATAGTTTTTAGAATTAGGAAGGATAAATTGAATGGAAATTGGCAATTTATTCGGGAGAATTGGGCTTATATTTTCTCTATAATTCCCTTAACCTTTATTTGTTTCAACATTTTCCAATTATTTGGTTTTATCGATGTTATATGGTTAATTGTGTTCTTAAGATTTTATGCCTTCTATAAAGTTTTGCGAATAACTGGAAGAGAAGTACGTAAATACCCTTCAAAAACAAAATTAGATTATGCCACGGTCATATTGTTATTAGTTCTTGTTATCGGTTCATTTTTATTCTTTATTGTTGAAAGAAGTGTTAATCCTGAAGTTCCAAACTATGAATCTGCAATGTGGTACGCTATCGTCTCAATGACCACCGTAGGATACGGAGATATTGTTCCAGTTACAGGAATTGGTAGAGTAGTAGGAACAATTCTAATTTTAACAGGTATGGGATATTTAAGTTTAGTTACTGCCACACTGGCCTATTCGTTCGTAGATCTCTTTAGAAAAGAAAGCCGAAAAGCAGCAGACAGAGTAGAAAAAAGGGTAATAAGCTATGAAGAAAAAATGGATGAACTCATACTCAAAGTAGATAAACTCGAAGAAAAAATAGACAAATTTGAATGA
- the gshA gene encoding glutamate--cysteine ligase, with translation MNWNFSEISKSFLKDDKGKLLVEGNFGMEKESQRVTSSGDLALTFHPAVFGDKIKNPRITTDFSESQIEMITPTFKSIEEVYAELDTINIEVENGIGDELLWPLSMPPRLPDEDNIPIARFPDSEDGKYMETYRNGLALRYGKKMQMISGIHYNFSFSEGMVDYLYKRFGNGNDKRSFIDEMHFALARNFLRYRWMLIYLFGASPYSHHTYYSVINNEIEIIQKCCQCCVDVIENFNKYATSLRVSRFGYSNALKNKHSIYFNSLEEYSEELRKLMATKNTEYSKLGVYKNGSQIQLNGNILQKENEFYSSIRLKQNTNEGETQLDALEKRGVKYIEVRILDLNPFEKVGLSIDEMNFLQVFMLFCLFEQSDIITEDEHARINLNHHLVALYGRKENLMLQKYNKGTIGLKSWGKEIFERLKNVAELMDKGTGDDKYCKIVEEEYKKLFDISLLPSERIHREMEENNENFLEFGTRYAINNSQKNIIRKT, from the coding sequence ATGAACTGGAATTTTTCAGAAATATCAAAGTCTTTTTTAAAAGATGATAAAGGAAAGCTATTGGTAGAGGGCAATTTTGGCATGGAAAAAGAGTCTCAGAGGGTTACATCCTCCGGTGATCTTGCGTTGACGTTTCATCCTGCAGTATTTGGGGATAAAATCAAAAATCCGCGCATTACCACTGACTTTTCTGAAAGTCAAATTGAGATGATAACACCAACTTTTAAGTCGATTGAAGAAGTGTACGCAGAATTAGATACAATAAACATTGAGGTTGAGAATGGTATCGGTGATGAGCTACTTTGGCCGCTTAGTATGCCTCCAAGGCTTCCAGATGAAGATAATATCCCAATTGCAAGGTTTCCTGATTCTGAGGATGGAAAATATATGGAAACATATAGAAACGGGCTGGCACTGCGTTATGGCAAGAAAATGCAAATGATATCAGGAATCCACTATAATTTTTCTTTTAGCGAAGGAATGGTTGATTACTTATATAAACGATTTGGAAATGGAAATGATAAACGTTCATTTATTGATGAAATGCATTTTGCGCTTGCGAGAAACTTTCTACGCTATCGTTGGATGTTGATTTATCTTTTCGGTGCATCACCATACAGCCATCATACTTATTATTCAGTTATAAACAATGAAATTGAGATTATTCAAAAATGCTGCCAGTGCTGTGTAGATGTTATTGAAAATTTCAATAAATACGCAACATCCCTACGAGTAAGCAGATTTGGGTACTCAAATGCTCTTAAAAACAAGCATAGTATATACTTCAATAGTTTGGAGGAATATTCTGAAGAGCTCCGTAAGTTGATGGCAACCAAAAATACAGAATATTCCAAATTAGGCGTATACAAGAACGGTTCTCAAATACAACTGAATGGGAATATTTTGCAAAAAGAAAACGAATTTTACTCTTCAATTCGACTGAAACAGAATACAAATGAAGGGGAAACCCAACTGGATGCACTGGAAAAGCGAGGAGTAAAATATATAGAGGTAAGGATTTTGGATTTGAACCCCTTTGAAAAGGTGGGTTTAAGCATTGACGAGATGAATTTCCTTCAAGTTTTCATGCTTTTCTGTTTGTTTGAACAAAGTGACATCATCACTGAGGATGAACATGCGAGAATAAATTTAAATCACCATTTAGTGGCCCTCTATGGAAGAAAAGAGAATTTAATGCTCCAAAAATATAATAAAGGAACAATTGGGTTGAAATCATGGGGAAAGGAGATATTTGAAAGGCTCAAAAACGTAGCTGAGTTGATGGACAAAGGCACCGGAGATGATAAATATTGTAAGATCGTTGAAGAGGAGTACAAAAAGCTTTTTGATATATCATTGTTGCCGTCTGAAAGGATACACAGGGAAATGGAAGAGAACAATGAAAACTTTCTAGAATTCGGAACTAGATATGCGATAAATAATTCACAGAAAAATATTATCAGGAAGACTTGA
- a CDS encoding tetratricopeptide repeat protein: protein MGFFDKFRNNVKAWNNKGINLGKSGKYKEAIECFDKVLKIDPKNVRALDNKGVTYGLLGKAQEALDYFDKVLELDPKNAEAWNNKGLAFEDIGKYQEAIKSYDKSLELDPNNSETWYNKGISLKKLEKYQEALKSFNKALKSYPNYVDAWNNKGLALAQLKKYQEALECFDKVLKLDPNSETALKAKKIILEARKTS from the coding sequence ATGGGATTTTTTGATAAATTCAGAAATAATGTTAAAGCATGGAATAATAAGGGTATTAATTTGGGAAAATCAGGAAAGTATAAAGAAGCAATAGAATGTTTTGATAAAGTCCTAAAAATAGATCCAAAGAATGTTAGAGCTTTGGATAATAAAGGGGTTACCTATGGACTTCTTGGAAAAGCTCAGGAGGCACTTGATTATTTTGATAAAGTTCTGGAACTAGATCCAAAGAATGCTGAAGCATGGAATAACAAAGGACTTGCCTTTGAAGACATTGGTAAGTATCAGGAAGCAATAAAATCATATGATAAATCACTAGAATTAGATCCAAATAATAGTGAAACATGGTATAATAAAGGTATAAGCTTAAAAAAACTTGAAAAGTATCAAGAAGCATTGAAATCTTTTAATAAAGCTCTAAAATCGTATCCAAACTATGTTGATGCATGGAATAACAAAGGGCTTGCATTGGCACAACTTAAAAAGTATCAAGAAGCTTTAGAATGCTTTGATAAAGTTTTAAAATTAGATCCTAATTCTGAAACCGCCTTAAAAGCTAAAAAAATTATTTTAGAAGCTAGAAAAACAAGTTAG
- a CDS encoding tyrosine-type recombinase/integrase: MNGEDEELIETWFLKRNISTGTQRSYQIAIRYFSELIGKTPSELINEAETEEDAGIRPRKRRVSIYLLRYKKQLEEKVAPSTVNLYFSAIKSFYKAFDITLPEIKLNKGDIGLEKNIGRSLTREDILKLVSVASTREKALIYLMAMSGMGQQEARDLTIKKFLSSAAAAINKELKTVDDLFQNENEVLNEVLTLEIRRKKVNYKHHTFIPPEVSREILTYLKERCYGRNEKIRIKDQNEPIFVNNYGGRLSRDSIVTNFRHIGKQAGFQKEKGAYAYWRSHSLHKYFINTIINKIGEKTIADYMAGHKISDQDRTYWRANPEDLKKHYLKALPYLSLDNAKVKDVETKEFKIIMEDSKKKDKKIEDLEKTVELLKEKLE, translated from the coding sequence ATGAATGGTGAAGACGAAGAATTAATTGAAACATGGTTCTTGAAGAGGAATATAAGCACAGGAACTCAAAGAAGTTACCAAATAGCAATTCGATATTTTTCTGAACTTATCGGTAAGACACCATCTGAACTTATCAACGAAGCAGAAACAGAAGAAGATGCAGGCATTCGTCCACGAAAACGTAGAGTATCAATATATCTCCTTCGATACAAAAAACAACTCGAGGAAAAAGTAGCTCCTTCCACAGTCAACTTATATTTTTCAGCTATTAAATCATTTTATAAAGCCTTTGACATAACATTACCCGAAATAAAACTAAATAAAGGGGATATAGGACTTGAAAAGAATATTGGAAGGTCACTTACCAGAGAGGACATCCTTAAATTAGTTAGTGTTGCATCAACACGTGAAAAAGCTTTAATATATCTAATGGCCATGTCAGGGATGGGACAACAAGAGGCAAGGGATCTAACTATTAAAAAATTTTTAAGTTCAGCAGCAGCTGCTATCAATAAAGAATTAAAAACTGTTGATGATCTTTTTCAAAATGAAAATGAAGTCTTAAATGAAGTTTTAACCCTTGAAATAAGACGTAAAAAAGTTAATTACAAACATCACACATTCATACCTCCAGAGGTATCCCGAGAAATATTAACTTACCTCAAAGAACGATGTTATGGCAGAAATGAAAAGATTCGTATTAAAGATCAAAATGAACCAATTTTCGTCAATAATTACGGTGGAAGATTAAGCAGAGACAGTATAGTCACCAACTTTCGACATATCGGAAAACAAGCAGGTTTCCAAAAAGAAAAAGGAGCTTATGCATATTGGAGAAGCCACTCCCTACATAAATATTTCATAAACACTATTATCAACAAAATTGGTGAAAAAACCATAGCTGACTACATGGCAGGACACAAAATAAGTGATCAGGACCGCACATACTGGAGAGCCAACCCTGAAGACCTAAAAAAACATTATCTCAAAGCACTCCCTTATTTATCACTTGATAATGCTAAAGTAAAGGATGTTGAAACTAAGGAATTTAAGATAATCATGGAAGATTCAAAGAAAAAAGATAAAAAAATTGAAGACCTAGAGAAAACAGTGGAGTTATTAAAAGAAAAATTAGAATAA
- a CDS encoding DUF308 domain-containing protein yields MQKMASALVLIVLGLIVMAFPLLGLIPISVLTGFIVLILGIGLLIGGIMEIGESIGMGIVEIILGIIALVLGIGFIVNPGLFSWLAGFLVWIVGLFLVVAGIIGVLSKVGGNRWNGVVAIILGIIYLIVGNLIADPVILGILIGLWLLISGIMMLFVKE; encoded by the coding sequence ATGCAAAAAATGGCGAGTGCATTGGTTTTGATAGTTTTGGGTTTGATAGTGATGGCATTCCCTTTGCTTGGACTAATTCCAATTAGCGTTCTAACTGGATTTATAGTTCTGATTTTGGGTATCGGTCTATTAATAGGCGGAATAATGGAAATAGGCGAAAGCATTGGTATGGGAATAGTGGAAATTATATTGGGAATAATTGCCCTGGTTCTAGGTATTGGATTCATCGTGAACCCCGGACTATTCAGCTGGTTAGCTGGTTTCCTAGTATGGATTGTAGGTCTATTCCTGGTTGTTGCCGGTATCATTGGCGTCTTATCTAAAGTTGGTGGAAATCGATGGAATGGTGTTGTCGCAATAATATTAGGTATAATCTACTTAATTGTTGGTAATCTCATAGCCGATCCAGTAATTTTGGGAATATTAATTGGACTATGGTTATTAATAAGTGGAATAATGATGCTTTTTGTAAAAGAGTGA
- a CDS encoding ABC transporter permease — protein MLDIAFKDFKAKKGRAAMCIIGVVVCVLLIGTVNLVLYEMESGLEGDLGTVHGKLYFEKNGTNFPPSGSIIPQTIGDEVLKRGEVDHDKSTEALFTPIQGSNTQYTMIVGITPGKEQAFIENTTVTGKSSLVGESDNAVILGSEAAKNYNATVGSTITVQGNQYKVIGIMKKVGTGWPLTIDNSMVMSLSHAQSVMEMSGIISTVIISPIGSIDNTETSLQDAYPNYAIYSQKDTQKTIDDNLSQIRIFMNMISAFIFVVSVIIIMIVMMMSVKERTKEIGTMRAIGTSKIKILALIIYESLILSLIGGVIGILLMSPTYNLLGLLMGEKSVNFLSFNIPSAIVTQILVIVFIIGTFSGLIPAYIATRISPIDALRYE, from the coding sequence ATGTTAGATATAGCTTTTAAAGATTTTAAGGCCAAAAAAGGCCGCGCAGCCATGTGCATAATTGGTGTCGTAGTATGTGTTTTATTAATTGGTACTGTTAATTTGGTCTTATATGAAATGGAATCAGGTCTCGAAGGTGACTTGGGAACAGTTCACGGAAAATTATACTTCGAAAAGAATGGGACCAACTTCCCACCCTCTGGGAGCATAATCCCACAGACTATTGGAGATGAAGTATTAAAACGTGGAGAAGTTGATCATGATAAAAGTACGGAAGCTCTATTTACACCCATTCAGGGAAGTAACACCCAATATACTATGATTGTAGGAATTACACCGGGCAAGGAGCAGGCTTTCATAGAAAATACCACAGTGACTGGTAAAAGTTCCCTGGTGGGTGAAAGTGATAATGCGGTTATCCTGGGATCAGAGGCTGCCAAAAACTACAATGCAACAGTGGGAAGTACAATAACTGTTCAGGGAAACCAATACAAAGTCATTGGTATTATGAAAAAGGTAGGCACTGGATGGCCCCTTACCATTGACAATTCCATGGTCATGTCCCTGTCCCATGCACAATCAGTTATGGAAATGTCTGGTATCATATCCACTGTTATCATCTCACCCATCGGATCAATTGACAATACAGAGACCAGTCTACAGGATGCATATCCCAATTACGCCATCTACTCACAGAAAGACACCCAAAAAACAATAGATGATAATCTAAGCCAGATCAGGATATTCATGAACATGATCAGTGCCTTTATATTTGTGGTTTCAGTGATTATCATCATGATCGTTATGATGATGTCAGTTAAAGAAAGAACAAAAGAAATAGGGACTATGAGAGCTATTGGAACAAGCAAAATTAAAATTTTGGCACTGATAATTTATGAATCACTCATTTTGAGTTTGATCGGTGGTGTTATTGGGATCTTACTTATGTCACCTACTTATAACCTTTTAGGACTCTTAATGGGTGAGAAAAGTGTCAATTTCCTCAGTTTCAATATACCTAGTGCAATAGTTACCCAGATACTAGTGATAGTTTTTATTATTGGAACATTCAGTGGACTCATACCAGCTTATATTGCCACCCGTATCAGTCCTATAGATGCTTTAAGATATGAATAA
- a CDS encoding MGMT family protein: protein MNKKSMSSQAVAGAVVHNLISIIIPCHRVEEQTAVSGYAGGIDKKLNHPGN, encoded by the coding sequence ATGAACAAAAAAAGTATGTCCAGTCAAGCAGTTGCTGGAGCTGTAGTTCATAATCTAATTTCCATTATCATTCCTTGTCATCGTGTTGAGGAGCAAACGGCAGTTTCAGGTTATGCTGGTGGCATTGATAAAAAATTAAACCACCCCGGAAATTAG
- the gshAB gene encoding bifunctional glutamate--cysteine ligase GshA/glutathione synthetase GshB: protein MSIKSYEGLELSTQILIQEALNRGIEVDVLDRDDNFIRLKKDNKFEYVKQASKTSADTYVAPLIMENKEVTKIVLKEHGINVPKSITVNDVNEAVKKYSDFVGKDIVIKPKSTNFGQGILILKELKSQEDYRSAVTQALKYDSSIMIEEFIQGKEYRFLVIGDEVVAVMHRVPANVVGDGVHSIRELVDKKNKSPLRGKGHVTPLEKISIGIVEKNYIASQKKDIFYVPQNGEIVYLRENSNISTGGDSIDCTDEMSKQYKIIAVNSAKAVGAKICGADMIIRDVKAKPDKKNHSIIELNFNPVLYAHNFPFKGQNRHVEKNVLDLLGF from the coding sequence ATGTCAATAAAAAGTTATGAAGGACTTGAACTTTCAACTCAAATTCTTATCCAAGAAGCATTAAACAGGGGTATTGAGGTTGATGTACTTGACAGGGATGATAATTTCATCCGTTTGAAAAAAGATAATAAATTTGAATATGTAAAGCAGGCTTCAAAAACTTCTGCCGACACATATGTAGCCCCATTAATCATGGAAAACAAAGAAGTAACAAAAATAGTTCTTAAAGAGCACGGCATTAATGTACCTAAGAGTATAACCGTAAATGATGTAAATGAAGCTGTAAAAAAATATTCCGACTTTGTGGGTAAGGATATTGTGATAAAGCCTAAATCCACTAATTTTGGACAGGGCATTTTAATACTGAAGGAGTTAAAATCACAGGAAGACTACAGGAGTGCAGTTACACAGGCATTAAAATATGATAGCTCCATTATGATTGAAGAGTTCATACAAGGCAAAGAGTACAGATTTTTAGTAATCGGTGATGAAGTGGTGGCAGTAATGCACCGAGTTCCAGCAAATGTTGTGGGAGATGGGGTGCACAGTATCAGAGAATTGGTTGATAAAAAGAATAAGAGCCCACTGAGAGGTAAGGGGCATGTGACTCCACTGGAAAAAATCAGTATAGGCATTGTTGAAAAGAATTATATTGCCTCTCAAAAAAAGGACATATTTTATGTTCCACAAAATGGTGAGATTGTATATCTCAGGGAAAATTCCAATATCAGTACAGGTGGTGACAGCATTGATTGTACAGATGAGATGTCAAAGCAGTACAAAATCATTGCTGTAAATTCCGCAAAGGCAGTAGGTGCAAAAATCTGTGGGGCGGATATGATCATACGGGATGTAAAAGCAAAACCAGATAAAAAAAATCATAGCATCATCGAACTGAATTTCAATCCAGTATTGTATGCACACAATTTCCCATTTAAAGGTCAAAACAGACATGTTGAGAAGAATGTACTTGATTTATTAGGATTCTAA
- a CDS encoding ABC transporter ATP-binding protein: MKSLVKGEKLWKTYNLDSTEVHALKGLDITVDESEFVSIMGPSGSGKSTLLNLIGGLDTPTRGDLYIGGRNVSSMKDSELTKMRAENIGYIFQTFNLLPALTARDNVEFPMRNLSGNKKLDKSSRIKRAEECVEIVGLGHRMNYIPSKLSGGERQRVAIARSLVNHPKFILADEPTGNLDSDATGNIIELLHQVNDEGTTVIMVTHDVETTKDTRVMRIKDGLIES, from the coding sequence ATGAAAAGTTTAGTAAAGGGAGAAAAACTTTGGAAAACGTATAATCTAGACAGCACCGAAGTCCATGCCCTTAAAGGATTGGATATAACCGTTGATGAGAGTGAATTTGTATCTATAATGGGACCTTCCGGCTCAGGAAAATCAACCCTCCTAAATTTGATTGGAGGTCTAGATACTCCTACCCGGGGAGATCTTTACATAGGAGGTAGGAACGTATCCTCAATGAAGGATTCAGAACTTACTAAAATGCGAGCAGAAAATATAGGATACATCTTCCAAACTTTCAACCTCTTACCTGCCCTAACTGCCCGTGATAATGTTGAATTCCCAATGAGGAACTTATCAGGCAATAAAAAACTCGATAAATCATCCCGAATTAAAAGGGCTGAAGAATGCGTTGAAATTGTTGGCCTGGGTCACAGGATGAATTACATTCCATCCAAACTTTCTGGAGGAGAAAGGCAGCGGGTGGCTATTGCTCGCTCTCTGGTTAACCATCCAAAATTCATTTTAGCAGATGAACCAACAGGAAACTTGGACAGCGACGCCACTGGTAACATAATCGAACTCCTACATCAAGTTAATGATGAAGGAACAACTGTAATCATGGTTACCCATGATGTGGAAACCACTAAGGATACACGGGTGATGCGGATTAAGGATGGATTAATTGAAAGTTAA